One part of the Malus sylvestris chromosome 2, drMalSylv7.2, whole genome shotgun sequence genome encodes these proteins:
- the LOC126613228 gene encoding serine/threonine-protein kinase D6PK-like produces MERVSESKVLPKKYDVGHEVIYSYSASTRGVGHLSNTRSGLARAAVASARDRGQFSNGQLGLVREEIALARQMAELSNVHSVMVKDGRSNARESQDSDSPTPLRTTKGKISLPEEEELLSDSLTFKGSIDSFDEGAPSSFAGVSHPPEPVDIDLMKPVYVPIGQNKSEAGCLMKSLSMKGPFLEDLSLRVPAKKPSSTVLSPAESMLEEPNDIGALSPPFVVQRASQNTESSLLPPDSEEKECVWDASLPPSGNVSPLSSIDSTGVVTAMSIVNSCGSTYRSDVITSDGMLSIERNCESAKGSVRRESLESPKSSVSRASDSSGLSDDSNWSNLTGSANKPHKGNDPRWKAILAIRARDGILGMSHFRLLKRLGCGDIGSVYLSELSGTRCYFAMKVMDKASLASRKKLTRAQTEREILQLLDHPFLPTLYTHFETDRFCCLVMEYCPGGDLHTLRQRQPGKHFSEYAARFYAAEVLLALEYLHMLGVVYRDLKPENVLVRDDGHIMLSDFDLSLRCAVSPTLIRTSYDSDPSKRAAGGAFCVQPACIEPSSVCIQPACFIPRFFPQKSKKSRKPRAEPGFATNALPELVAEPTQARSMSFVGTHEYLAPEIIKGEGHGSAVDWWTFGIFLHELLYGKTPFKGSGNRATLFNVVGQQLRFPDSPATSYASRDLIRGLLVKEPQHRLGVKRGATEIKQHPFFEGVNWALIRCSTPPEVPRPMEAELPVKFGAVEAVGVGSNSKRMAGADVKSGGKYLDFEFF; encoded by the exons ATGGAGAGGGTTTCAGAATCAAAGGTGCTTCCTAAGAAATATGATGTGGGACACGAGGTGATTtattcatattcggcctcaacGAGAGGAGTGGGTCACTTGTCAAACACACGTTCTGGTTTGGCGAGAGCAGCTGTTGCTTCTGCAAGAGACAGGGGTCAATTTTCCAATGGGCAATTGGGCTTGGTGAGAGAAGAAATTGCATTGGCAAGGCAAATGGCTGAATTGTCAAATGTGCATTCTGTTATGGTAAAAGATGGAAGATCTAATGCGCGCGAGTCTCAAGATTCAGACTCGCCTACACCTTTAAGAACAACAAAAGGAAAGATCTCTTTGCCAGAAGAGGAAGAACTTCTGTCTGACTCTCTCACATTCAAGGGAAGTATAGATTCATTTGATGAAGGGGCTCCTAGTTCTTTTGCCGGGGTTAGTCACCCTCCAGAACCTGTTGATATTGATTTAATGAAACCAGTGTATGTACCGATTGGTCAGAATAAGTCCGAGGCTGGATGCCTGATGAAGAGCCTATCTATGAAAGGCCCTTTTCTAGAAGATCTTTCCCTCCGTGTTCCTGCTAAGAAACCAAGTTCAACCGTTCTTTCCCCTGCGGAAAGCATGCTTGAAGAACCCAATGACATAGGTGCATTGTCTCCACCATTTGTGGTTCAGCGTGCGTCACAAAATACGGAAAGTTCACTCCTTCCTCCGGATTCTGAGGAGAAGGAGTGTGTTTGGGATGCTTCTTTGCCTCCAAGTGGCAATGTAAGTCCACTGAGTAGCATCGATAGTACTGGCGTTGTCACTGCTATGAGCATTGTCAATAGCTGTGGTAGTACATATAGGAGTGACGTAATCACTAGTGATGGCATGCTTAGTATCGAGAGAAACTGTGAAAGTGCCAAAGGGAGTGTTAGAAGGGAATCACTTGAGAGTCCAAAATCTAGCGTTAGTCGAGCAAGTGATAGCAGTGGCCTTAGTGATGACAGCAACTGGAGCAACCTTACTGGGAGTGCTAATAAGCCTCATAAAGGAAATGATCCTAGGTGGAAGGCTATTCTTGCTATTCGAGCTCGAGATGGGATTTTGGGTATGAGCCATTTTAGATTACTCAAACGGCTTGGTTGTGGTGATATTGGCAGTGTTTATCTTTCAGAACTAAGTGGAACCCGTTGTTATTTTGCAATGAAAGTAATGGACAAGGCATCCCTTGCAAGCAGGAAGAAGTTGACTAGGGCTCAGACAGAAAGGGAGATTTTGCAACTGCTGGACCATCCATTCCTTCCAACTTTATATACACATTTTGAGACCGACAGATTCTGCTGTTTGGTCATGGAATATTGTCCAGGTGGTGATCTGCACACTCTGAGGCAACGACAACCTGGAAAACATTTCTCAGAGTATGCTGCGAG ATTCTATGCTGCGGAGGTTCTGTTGGCACTGGAGTATCTACACATGCTTGGAGTAGTCTACAGGgacttaaaacctgaaaatgtGCTTGTCCGTGATGATGGCCACATAATGCTCTCAGACTTCGATCTTTCACTGAGATGTGCTGTTTCTCCGACCCTGATAAGAACTTCATATGATTCGGATCCGTCAAAACGAGCAGCAGGTGGTGCATTCTGTGTCCAGCCTGCATGTATTGAGCCCTCATCGGTATGCATTCAGCCTGCTTGTTTTATCCCAAGGTTCTTCCCTCAGAAAAGCAAGAAGAGCCGAAAGCCTCGAGCTGAGCCTGGGTTTGCCACCAATGCACTTCCAGAGCTTGTTGCAGAGCCTACTCAAGCTCGGTCTATGTCTTTTGTTGGAACGCATGAATACCTAGCCCCTGAAATTATTAAGGGAGAAGGCCATGGTAGTGCAGTTGATTGGTGGACGTTTGGTATATTCTTGCATGAATTACTGTATGGCAAAACCCCTTTTAAAGGTTCAGGAAACCGTGCTACACTGTTCAATGTGGTGGGGCAGCAACTTAGATTCCCAGATTCCCCCGCAACTAGTTATGCAAGCCGCGATCTAATTCGGGGGTTGCTGGTGAAAGAGCCACAGCACCGGCTTGGGGTGAAAAGGGGTGCAACTGAGATCAAACAGCATCCCTTCTTCGAAGGTGTAAATTGGGCTTTAATACGATGCAGCACACCACCAGAAGTACCAAGACCGATGGAAGCTGAGCTGCCAGTGAAATTTGGGGCAGTTGAGGCAGTTGGTGTCGGAAGCAACAGTAAAAGAATGGCTGGGGCAGACGTGAAGTCCGGGGGTAAATATCTAGACTTTGAGTTCTTTTAG
- the LOC126613186 gene encoding putative pentatricopeptide repeat-containing protein At5g08490 isoform X2 produces MLRIFNVINLNLKGTRAAYGNASIRLENVTRSYRVDARHYEELSLLLQSSQSSLAFKPNYQVLCAILKSCAALIAINFGKSLHGYVVKQGHLSCQSISKALLNMYAKCGVLGDCKMLFGQIGSSDPVIWNIILSGFSASRNYDAEVIRLFHEMCLGGKPKPTSVTIATILPVCARIADLDVGKSVHSYVIKSGLMTDVFVGNALISMYSKCGLVSADAYAVFNSIIDKDVISWNAMIAGLAENGFIHDAYKLFSWMLKGPVEPNYATIANVLPICSSLDKNTAYCAGREIHCYVLRRNELAADVTVFNALVSFHLQLGRMEQAESLFHRMKSRDLVSWNAIIAGYASNGEWSKALDLFHKLLSLQTIGPDSVTIVSILPACAQLQNLEVGKKIHGYILRHCSLFEATTVGNAMSLLQKRNLVTCNSMISAYVSCGSLDEAYMIFNRMSETDLTTWNLMVRAYAENGFSAEALSLFLELQTQGMKPDAMTIMSLLPVSSQMYSVHLLRQCHGYVMRACLSDLCLKGALLDMYAKCGAIVCAYKLFQSSLDKDLVMFTAMVGGLAMHGMGEEALRVFSHMLDLGVKPDNVVITAVLSACSHAGLVNEGLKIFNSIEEVHGVKPTMEQYACVVDLLARGGQIEDAFSFVSRMPIEANASIWGTLLGACRTHRKVELGRVAADHLFKNEANNTGNYVVMSNLYAAEARWDGVMEIRKLMKTRDLTKPAGCSWIEVERRKNLFIAGDWSHPERSVIYSTLSALDQQIKEPV; encoded by the exons ATGCTGAGAATATTCAATGTTATAAACCTAAATTTAAAAGGCACGAGAGCTGCCTATGGAAATGCTTCAATCAGATTAGAAAATGTAACCAGGAGCTACCGCGTAGATGCCAGGCACTATGAAGAGTTGTCTCTTCTGCTTCAAAGTTCCCAAAGTTCATTAGCATTCAAACCCAATTACCAAGTATTATGTGCCATTCTAAAATCCTGTGCTGCCCTCATAGCCATCAACTTTGGGAAGTCTCTTCATGGTTATGTTGTCAAACAGGGCCATCTTTCCTGCCAGTCTATCTCTAAAGCTCTGCTTAACATGTATGCCAAATGTGGTGTATTGGGTGACTGCAAAATGCTTTTTGGTCAAATAGGCTCCTCGGATCCTGTCATATGGAACATTATCTTATCTGGGTTTTCAGCATCCCGAAATTATGATGCTGAGGTAATAAGACTCTTTCATGAAATGTGTTTAGGTGGGAAGCCTAAGCCCACATCTGTTACCATTGCTACCATTCTTCCTGTGTGTGCTCGCATAGCAGATTTAGATGTGGGGAAGAGCGTGCACTCTTATGTGATAAAGTCTGGATTGATGACAGATGTCTTTGTTGGAAATGCTCTTATATCAATGTATTCAAAATGTGGGCTAGTTTCTGCTGATGCATACGCTGTGTTTAATAGCATTATTGACAAAGATGTTATTTCATGGAATGCAATGATTGCAGGGTTGGCTGAAAATGGATTCATACATGATGCATACAAGTTATTCAGTTGGATGCTCAAAGGACCAGTTGAACCAAATTATGCAACTATTGCAAATGTTCTGCCAATATGTTCTTCTTTAGATAAAAATACAGCGTACTGCGCTGGGAGAGAGATCCATTGTTATGTTCTGCGTCGGAATGAATTGGCAGCAGATGTTACTGTGTTCAATGCTTTGGTAAGTTTTCATTTACAACTTGGACGAATGGAACAAGCGGAATCCTTGTTCCACCGAATGAAATCAAGAGATTTGGTTTCATGGAATGCAATTATTGCAGGGTATGCTTCAAATGGTGAGTGGTCAAAAGCATTGGATCTGTTTCACAAATTACTCTCACTGCAGACAATTGGGCCAGATTCTGTTACCATTGTGAGCATTCTTCCTGCTTGTGCACAGTTACAGAACTTGGAGGTGGGGAAAAAGAtccatgggtacattcttcgaCATTGTAGCCTATTTGAAGCTACAACGGTTGGAAATGCCATG AGTTTATTGCAGAAAAGGAATTTGGTTACTTGCAATTCTATGATTTCAGCTTATGTGAGTTGCGGATCACTGGATGAGGCATATATGATATTTAACAGAATGTCTGAAACAGATCTCACCACTTGGAATCTAATGGTTCGAGCTTATGCTGAAAATGGTTTTTCTGCTGAAGCCCTCAGTCTGTTCCTTGAGTTACAAACTCAAGGAATGAAGCCTGATGCGATGACCATTATGAGCCTCCTTCCCGTGTCTTCTCAAATGTACTCAGTCCACCTGCTGAGACAGTGTCATGGATATGTGATGAGAGCTTGTCTTAGTGATCTGTGCTTGAAAGGAGCTCTGTTGGATATGTACGCAAAATGTGGTGCCATAGTATGTGCTTATAAGCTATTTCAGTCAAGCTTGGATAAGGATCTGGTTATGTTTACAGCTATGGTTGGCGGGTTAGCCATGCATGGAATGGGAGAGGAAGCACTGAGGGTCTTCTCTCACATGCTTGACTTGGGTGTAAAGCCAGATAATGTTGTTATTACTGCTGTTTTATCTGCTTGTAGTCATGCTGGCCTGGTGAATGAAGGGTTGAAGATATTTAATTCGATAGAAGAGGTTCATGGGGTCAAACCAACAATGGAACAGTATGCTTGTGTGGTGGATCTCCTTGCGAGAGGTGGACAAATTGAGGATGCATTTTCTTTTGTGTCCAGGATGCCTATTGAAGCTAATGCTAGCATATGGGGAACACTGCTGGGTGCTTGCAGGACTCATCGTAAGGTGGAATTGGGCCGTGTTGCGGCAGATCATCTTTTTAAAAATGAAGCTAATAATACTGGGAACTACGTGGTGATGTCAAATCTATATGCAGCAGAAGCTAGATGGGATGGGGTCATGGAGATAAGAAAGCTGATGAAAACACGAGATCTAACGAAGCCAGCAGGATGCAGCTGGATAGAGGTGGAGAGGAGGAAGAATCTTTTTATAGCTGGAGACTGGTCTCATCCAGAAAGAAGTGTTATTTACAGCACATTAAGTGCATTGGACCAACAAATAAAAGAGCCAGTTTAA
- the LOC126613186 gene encoding putative pentatricopeptide repeat-containing protein At5g08490 isoform X1, protein MLRIFNVINLNLKGTRAAYGNASIRLENVTRSYRVDARHYEELSLLLQSSQSSLAFKPNYQVLCAILKSCAALIAINFGKSLHGYVVKQGHLSCQSISKALLNMYAKCGVLGDCKMLFGQIGSSDPVIWNIILSGFSASRNYDAEVIRLFHEMCLGGKPKPTSVTIATILPVCARIADLDVGKSVHSYVIKSGLMTDVFVGNALISMYSKCGLVSADAYAVFNSIIDKDVISWNAMIAGLAENGFIHDAYKLFSWMLKGPVEPNYATIANVLPICSSLDKNTAYCAGREIHCYVLRRNELAADVTVFNALVSFHLQLGRMEQAESLFHRMKSRDLVSWNAIIAGYASNGEWSKALDLFHKLLSLQTIGPDSVTIVSILPACAQLQNLEVGKKIHGYILRHCSLFEATTVGNAMVSFYAKCDKLEAAFETFLMISRRDLISWNTILVAFAEIGYSNNFLNLLDGMLREGMRPDHITILSIIKFCVAILRVDKVKEIHSYSIRSGLLVGDCEPTIANTMLDAYAKCGNMMYAFNIFQSLLQKRNLVTCNSMISAYVSCGSLDEAYMIFNRMSETDLTTWNLMVRAYAENGFSAEALSLFLELQTQGMKPDAMTIMSLLPVSSQMYSVHLLRQCHGYVMRACLSDLCLKGALLDMYAKCGAIVCAYKLFQSSLDKDLVMFTAMVGGLAMHGMGEEALRVFSHMLDLGVKPDNVVITAVLSACSHAGLVNEGLKIFNSIEEVHGVKPTMEQYACVVDLLARGGQIEDAFSFVSRMPIEANASIWGTLLGACRTHRKVELGRVAADHLFKNEANNTGNYVVMSNLYAAEARWDGVMEIRKLMKTRDLTKPAGCSWIEVERRKNLFIAGDWSHPERSVIYSTLSALDQQIKEPV, encoded by the coding sequence ATGCTGAGAATATTCAATGTTATAAACCTAAATTTAAAAGGCACGAGAGCTGCCTATGGAAATGCTTCAATCAGATTAGAAAATGTAACCAGGAGCTACCGCGTAGATGCCAGGCACTATGAAGAGTTGTCTCTTCTGCTTCAAAGTTCCCAAAGTTCATTAGCATTCAAACCCAATTACCAAGTATTATGTGCCATTCTAAAATCCTGTGCTGCCCTCATAGCCATCAACTTTGGGAAGTCTCTTCATGGTTATGTTGTCAAACAGGGCCATCTTTCCTGCCAGTCTATCTCTAAAGCTCTGCTTAACATGTATGCCAAATGTGGTGTATTGGGTGACTGCAAAATGCTTTTTGGTCAAATAGGCTCCTCGGATCCTGTCATATGGAACATTATCTTATCTGGGTTTTCAGCATCCCGAAATTATGATGCTGAGGTAATAAGACTCTTTCATGAAATGTGTTTAGGTGGGAAGCCTAAGCCCACATCTGTTACCATTGCTACCATTCTTCCTGTGTGTGCTCGCATAGCAGATTTAGATGTGGGGAAGAGCGTGCACTCTTATGTGATAAAGTCTGGATTGATGACAGATGTCTTTGTTGGAAATGCTCTTATATCAATGTATTCAAAATGTGGGCTAGTTTCTGCTGATGCATACGCTGTGTTTAATAGCATTATTGACAAAGATGTTATTTCATGGAATGCAATGATTGCAGGGTTGGCTGAAAATGGATTCATACATGATGCATACAAGTTATTCAGTTGGATGCTCAAAGGACCAGTTGAACCAAATTATGCAACTATTGCAAATGTTCTGCCAATATGTTCTTCTTTAGATAAAAATACAGCGTACTGCGCTGGGAGAGAGATCCATTGTTATGTTCTGCGTCGGAATGAATTGGCAGCAGATGTTACTGTGTTCAATGCTTTGGTAAGTTTTCATTTACAACTTGGACGAATGGAACAAGCGGAATCCTTGTTCCACCGAATGAAATCAAGAGATTTGGTTTCATGGAATGCAATTATTGCAGGGTATGCTTCAAATGGTGAGTGGTCAAAAGCATTGGATCTGTTTCACAAATTACTCTCACTGCAGACAATTGGGCCAGATTCTGTTACCATTGTGAGCATTCTTCCTGCTTGTGCACAGTTACAGAACTTGGAGGTGGGGAAAAAGAtccatgggtacattcttcgaCATTGTAGCCTATTTGAAGCTACAACGGTTGGAAATGCCATGGTTAGTTTTTATGCAAAATGCGATAAGCTTGAAGCAGCTTTTGAGACTTTTTTGATGATTTCTAGGAGAGATTTGATATCATGGAATACCATACTTGTTGCCTTTGCAGAGATTGGGTATAGTAACAACTTTTTGAACCTATTAGACGGGATGCTAAGGGAAGGTATGAGGCCTGACCATATAACCATTTTAAGCATAATAAAATTTTGTGTTGCAATTTTGAGAGTAGATAAGGTTAAAGAAATTCATAGCTATTCAATTAGATCTGGCCTTTTGGTGGGCGATTGTGAGCCTACTATTGCAAATACGATGCTTGATGCATATGCCAAATGTGGTAACATGATGTATGCTTTCAATATTTTTCAGAGTTTATTGCAGAAAAGGAATTTGGTTACTTGCAATTCTATGATTTCAGCTTATGTGAGTTGCGGATCACTGGATGAGGCATATATGATATTTAACAGAATGTCTGAAACAGATCTCACCACTTGGAATCTAATGGTTCGAGCTTATGCTGAAAATGGTTTTTCTGCTGAAGCCCTCAGTCTGTTCCTTGAGTTACAAACTCAAGGAATGAAGCCTGATGCGATGACCATTATGAGCCTCCTTCCCGTGTCTTCTCAAATGTACTCAGTCCACCTGCTGAGACAGTGTCATGGATATGTGATGAGAGCTTGTCTTAGTGATCTGTGCTTGAAAGGAGCTCTGTTGGATATGTACGCAAAATGTGGTGCCATAGTATGTGCTTATAAGCTATTTCAGTCAAGCTTGGATAAGGATCTGGTTATGTTTACAGCTATGGTTGGCGGGTTAGCCATGCATGGAATGGGAGAGGAAGCACTGAGGGTCTTCTCTCACATGCTTGACTTGGGTGTAAAGCCAGATAATGTTGTTATTACTGCTGTTTTATCTGCTTGTAGTCATGCTGGCCTGGTGAATGAAGGGTTGAAGATATTTAATTCGATAGAAGAGGTTCATGGGGTCAAACCAACAATGGAACAGTATGCTTGTGTGGTGGATCTCCTTGCGAGAGGTGGACAAATTGAGGATGCATTTTCTTTTGTGTCCAGGATGCCTATTGAAGCTAATGCTAGCATATGGGGAACACTGCTGGGTGCTTGCAGGACTCATCGTAAGGTGGAATTGGGCCGTGTTGCGGCAGATCATCTTTTTAAAAATGAAGCTAATAATACTGGGAACTACGTGGTGATGTCAAATCTATATGCAGCAGAAGCTAGATGGGATGGGGTCATGGAGATAAGAAAGCTGATGAAAACACGAGATCTAACGAAGCCAGCAGGATGCAGCTGGATAGAGGTGGAGAGGAGGAAGAATCTTTTTATAGCTGGAGACTGGTCTCATCCAGAAAGAAGTGTTATTTACAGCACATTAAGTGCATTGGACCAACAAATAAAAGAGCCAGTTTAA